GCATAGCGGCATTTTTCAGCGCCGCCGGCGACGCCGATCACCCGGCACCCTTTGAGTTTTGCAATCTGGCCGACCGCCGATCCGACGGCACCGGTTGCCGCCGAGACGACGACTGTCTCGCCTGGCTTTGGTTCGCCGATATCCAACAGGCCGACATAGGCGGTAAAGCCGGGCATGCCCATGACGCCGAGCGCAAGGGAGGGATGCGGCATGTCGTTGTCCAGCCGGGCAAGGCCTGTCCCGTCGGATACGGCATAGTCCTGCCAACCGTTTGTGCTGAGTACCAGGTCGCCAACCGCGAATTTCGGGTTTTTGGATTCTTCTACCCGGGTTACCGTTCCGCCGATCATTACCTCATCGATGTTCACGGGCGGGGCGTAGGATGGCGCATCGTTCATGCGGCCGCGCATATAGGGGTCGAGTGACAGATAAAGCGTGCGCAACAGGACCTCACCTTCGGCCGGTTGAGGTATTTGGGATTCCTCCAGCCTGAAGTTCTGCGGTGTCGGGAACCCGGTCGGGCGCGAAGCAAGCACAAAACGGCGATTTGTGTTGGTCATGGTGTTTTCCTCTGTTTCCATAATTCGCCGGTTCGTAGCCGGCTTGATTTACTTGAATTCTCCAGTAGACCAGTCGTCTATTTCGGGAAAGCCGTTAGTTTTCAATATTTTGTGTTACTCAAAGCTCCCGGGATGTCTCCGATTTACTGGATTTGCAACATCTGGCGCGTCGCCAGGAGAGCGTTTTTGAATGCATGTGTATCGTGGCGCAGCTTGGTCATCAGTGTTGCGCCAAGCCAGAGATCATAGAGTGCCAGCGCAGCCTGCACCGGCTTCAGGGTTTGGGGCAGGGATCCGTCACGTATGCCTTCCATCAGACATTGCGCCAACCGTGTGACAACGCGCTCGGTACCATCATGCAGGATTTCCCGCATGTTCTCGGAAAGGTCCGACACCTCGGCGCCGAGTTTGACGACGAGACATCGTGTGCCGAATTCAAACGCTTCCTGCGATTCGGTCCACAAGGTCCAGTAGCGGATGATGCGTTCGGCGGCACTGCGCCCGTCAGGCTTTAGAATCCGATCCATTCGCTCCAGATACCGTTCGAAATAGTCTTCCAGAAGCGCTTCGCCGAAATTCTCCTTCGAGCGGAAGTAATGATAGAAGGACCCCTTGGGAACCCCGGCCACCGAGAGCAGCTCGGACAGCCCGACAGCTGTGAAACCCTTGCCGAGAATGACTTCCCGGCTGGAATCAAGAATGTGTTGACGCGTGTCTGTCTGCGCAGCCATGCCTTCTTCTAGAATCAATTAGACCAGTCGTCTAGCCTTGGCTTTGAGGGCCTGCATTTCAACGGGCAAGGGTGCAGTTCGTCGGTAAAGCGGGGGATCGTCCCTTACAGGCCCGATTTTGGGGCTATTTTGCCTCCAATCCACCGGCTTCGGTCAGGAACCGGACGATATCGT
This portion of the Hoeflea prorocentri genome encodes:
- a CDS encoding TetR/AcrR family transcriptional regulator → MAAQTDTRQHILDSSREVILGKGFTAVGLSELLSVAGVPKGSFYHYFRSKENFGEALLEDYFERYLERMDRILKPDGRSAAERIIRYWTLWTESQEAFEFGTRCLVVKLGAEVSDLSENMREILHDGTERVVTRLAQCLMEGIRDGSLPQTLKPVQAALALYDLWLGATLMTKLRHDTHAFKNALLATRQMLQIQ
- a CDS encoding NADP-dependent oxidoreductase, which codes for MTNTNRRFVLASRPTGFPTPQNFRLEESQIPQPAEGEVLLRTLYLSLDPYMRGRMNDAPSYAPPVNIDEVMIGGTVTRVEESKNPKFAVGDLVLSTNGWQDYAVSDGTGLARLDNDMPHPSLALGVMGMPGFTAYVGLLDIGEPKPGETVVVSAATGAVGSAVGQIAKLKGCRVIGVAGGAEKCRYAVEELGFDACIDRHEADLKEQLAAACPDGIDVYFENVGGAVFDAVLPLLNVHARIPVCGRIASYNATSLPDGPDRSPALIGMLLVKRIKMQGFIIFDHYESRYRDFVKDMTGWLAEGKVKYREDVVEGLENAPAAFIGMLNGKNFGKLVVKVS